A single region of the Rhodospirillales bacterium genome encodes:
- a CDS encoding site-specific tyrosine recombinase XerD, with product MGRPGRPKLPKPDLHPSVDGFLDMLTTERGAALNTRHAYWRDLADVSLYLRENLNTDIDRASTDDLKAYIDYLGNKIHVKGKNKSQIAVRTVARRLSALRQFYRYLNSENIRQDDPTSTIESPKQGRTLPKTLSQSEVSHLIKTAAENGGAESVRLVCLLEMLYATGLRVSELVGLPLSAIGEETQFLTVDGKGGRERMVPISDQAQKAINSYLGVRTQFISPEDNGTQAQWVFPSRTSESGHLTRQRFAQLLKDLARAAEVEEGRVSPHILRHAFATHLLSNGADLRSVQKMLGHADIATTQIYTHLVGEGLKETVEDKHPISKKAAGAQR from the coding sequence ATGGGTCGTCCAGGTCGTCCAAAACTACCAAAACCGGATCTTCATCCTTCTGTGGATGGATTTCTGGATATGCTGACAACAGAGCGCGGGGCCGCGCTGAACACGCGTCACGCCTACTGGCGGGATCTGGCGGATGTCAGCCTGTATTTGCGTGAAAACCTCAACACCGATATCGACAGGGCATCCACGGATGACCTGAAAGCCTATATCGACTATCTGGGCAACAAAATTCATGTCAAAGGCAAAAACAAATCCCAGATCGCCGTCAGAACCGTCGCCCGGCGCCTGTCCGCCCTGCGCCAGTTCTACCGCTATCTGAACTCCGAAAATATCCGTCAGGACGACCCGACATCGACAATCGAAAGCCCGAAACAGGGCCGGACACTGCCGAAAACGCTGAGCCAGTCCGAGGTTTCCCACCTCATCAAGACAGCCGCAGAAAACGGCGGCGCGGAAAGCGTCCGTCTTGTCTGCCTGCTGGAAATGCTGTACGCAACGGGCCTGCGCGTTTCCGAACTGGTCGGATTGCCCCTGTCTGCCATCGGCGAAGAAACGCAATTCCTGACCGTTGACGGAAAAGGCGGACGCGAGCGCATGGTGCCGATTTCCGACCAGGCGCAAAAAGCGATCAACAGCTATCTGGGCGTCCGCACACAGTTTATCAGCCCAGAGGACAACGGAACGCAGGCCCAGTGGGTCTTCCCGTCCCGCACCTCCGAAAGCGGACATTTGACCCGCCAGCGTTTTGCCCAGCTCCTGAAGGATCTGGCGCGTGCCGCAGAGGTCGAGGAAGGCCGCGTAAGCCCGCACATCCTGCGTCACGCTTTCGCCACGCACCTCCTGAGCAACGGCGCAGACCTGCGCTCCGTTCAGAAAATGCTGGGACATGCCGACATCGCCACAACGCAGATTTACACGCACCTTGTCGGTGAAGGGCTTAAAGAGACGGTGGAAGACAAGCATCCCATCTCTAAAAAAGCAGCCGGGGCGCAGCGCTAG
- a CDS encoding HlyC/CorC family transporter — protein sequence MDFWLSVAIIFVLILLSGFFSGSETAMTAASRARLHAWSKKGNRRADLVNDIRKRKDRMIGALLLGNNLVNILASAMATSILIKLFGEAGVVYATLGMTILVLIFAEVLPKTYAIHHADKMAVFIAPVIRLVIWVFAPFVESVNWVVRLSLKVLGTDMSPPQGSDEDVLRGVIDLHEGEEDVQDQRAMLRSILDLADVEVEEITTHRKNVIMIDAENPAEKIIDDVLNSPFTRLPVYKGDTDNIIGVLHVKELLKELRAKSGLGENFEEHFDIEGLLTPPWFIPESTSLYDQLQAFRARCEHFAVVIDEYGTFMGIVTLEDILEEIVGEIDDEHDVAVSGVRKQSGGSFLVDGTVTIRDLNREFEWELPDQDYSTVAGLIIHESKSIPEKGQSFSFYGFRFDIVKRQRNQLTLIRVTPPRQSVDIT from the coding sequence ATGGATTTCTGGCTTTCGGTTGCGATCATTTTTGTTCTTATTCTGCTTTCCGGCTTCTTCTCCGGGTCGGAAACGGCGATGACGGCGGCTTCGCGGGCGCGGCTGCACGCCTGGTCCAAAAAAGGAAACCGCCGGGCGGACCTTGTGAACGACATTCGCAAGCGCAAGGACCGGATGATCGGGGCGCTTTTGCTGGGGAACAATCTGGTCAATATTCTGGCCTCCGCGATGGCCACCAGCATCCTTATCAAGCTGTTCGGGGAAGCCGGGGTTGTTTACGCGACGCTTGGCATGACGATTCTGGTGCTGATTTTTGCGGAAGTCCTGCCCAAGACCTACGCCATTCACCATGCGGACAAGATGGCGGTGTTCATTGCGCCGGTTATCCGGCTTGTGATCTGGGTTTTTGCGCCGTTTGTGGAAAGCGTGAACTGGGTCGTGCGTCTTTCCCTGAAAGTGCTCGGGACGGATATGTCTCCGCCCCAGGGAAGCGACGAGGATGTTTTGCGCGGGGTGATCGACCTGCACGAAGGCGAGGAAGACGTGCAGGACCAGCGCGCCATGCTGCGCTCCATCTTGGATCTGGCCGATGTGGAGGTGGAGGAAATCACGACGCACCGGAAAAACGTGATTATGATTGACGCCGAAAACCCGGCCGAAAAAATCATCGATGACGTTTTAAACAGTCCCTTTACCCGCCTGCCCGTTTACAAGGGCGATACGGACAACATTATCGGCGTTCTTCATGTGAAGGAGCTTCTGAAGGAGCTTCGCGCCAAATCCGGGCTGGGTGAAAATTTCGAGGAACATTTTGATATAGAGGGGCTTCTGACGCCGCCCTGGTTCATTCCCGAAAGCACGAGTCTTTATGACCAGCTTCAGGCCTTTCGGGCGCGCTGCGAGCATTTTGCCGTGGTGATTGATGAATACGGCACGTTCATGGGGATTGTGACGCTGGAAGATATTCTGGAAGAAATCGTCGGCGAAATTGATGACGAGCACGATGTGGCGGTGAGCGGCGTGCGCAAGCAGTCCGGCGGCTCTTTTCTGGTGGACGGCACGGTGACCATCCGTGATTTGAACCGGGAATTCGAATGGGAGTTGCCGGATCAGGATTATTCGACGGTTGCCGGCCTGATTATCCACGAATCCAAATCCATTCCCGAAAAAGGGCAGAGTTTCAGCTTCTACGGTTTCCGTTTTGATATCGTAAAACGCCAGAGGAACCAGCTGACCTTAATCAGGGTCACCCCGCCGAGACAATCTGTTGACATAACTTAA
- a CDS encoding ribbon-helix-helix domain-containing protein, producing MPGYYANDACESGHELKSTLVSRNITVLDKRTSVRLEPEMWQALKDISNYENCSIHDLCSLISLRKDKKTSLTAAIRVFLMLYYRASSTEEGHRRAGHGNFRNMKIRAGMPPDWGRLETAFNGAFQKSGNGTGRRLAV from the coding sequence ATGCCTGGGTATTATGCCAACGATGCTTGCGAGAGCGGGCACGAACTTAAAAGTACACTGGTTTCGCGGAACATTACGGTTCTTGACAAGCGCACGTCGGTCCGGCTGGAACCTGAAATGTGGCAGGCGTTGAAGGATATTTCGAACTACGAAAATTGTTCCATCCATGATCTTTGTTCGCTGATCAGTCTCAGGAAAGACAAGAAGACGTCTTTGACCGCGGCTATCCGGGTCTTTTTAATGTTATATTACAGGGCCTCGAGTACGGAAGAGGGGCACCGCCGCGCCGGTCATGGAAATTTCAGGAACATGAAAATCCGGGCGGGCATGCCGCCGGATTGGGGGCGGCTGGAAACAGCGTTTAACGGGGCTTTTCAAAAATCCGGCAACGGAACCGGAAGGCGTCTGGCCGTTTAA
- the secA gene encoding preprotein translocase subunit SecA, with protein MRVLLALAQKLFGSHNERQLKKLYKHVGPINALEPKYAALNDEDLRAQTKVLRGRLAQGESLDDILHDSFAVVREAAKRTLKQRHFDVQLIGGLTLNEGKIAEMRTGEGKTLVSTLPSYLNALSGEGVHVVTVNDYLARRDSQWMGQIYKFLGLSVGCIVANMPEEERRKAYAADITYGTNNEFGFDYLRDNMKFRLEDMVQRPFNFAVVDEVDSILIDEARTPLIISGPSEGSTELYTRVDKIIPLLDTDDYDLDEKTRNVSLNEQGNEKVEKLLETHGIITEGSLYDAQNISLVHHVNQALRAHKVFARDTDYIVKDNKVVIIDEFTGRMMDGRRYSEGLHQALEAKEHVEIQKENQTLASITFQNYFRMYPKLSGMTGTAMTEATEFAQIYNLGVVDIPTNVDVARIDHDDKIYKSLDEKFDAICKLVEDCRERRQPVLVGTVSIEKSERLSAALKKKKIPHHVLNARYHEQEAYIVSQAGRPGAVTIATNMAGRGTDIQLGGNLDMRLEEEIQTDWPEDKKAKETEKIRKEIEENAKLVKEAGGLFVIGTERHESRRIDNQLRGRSGRQGDPGASVFFLSVEDDLMRIFAADKMESLLKSQIGLKEGESLTHPWLSKALERAQARVEQQNFEIRKNLLKYDNVMNDQRKVIYDQRREIMDSSEDLDELVTEMRHDVIEDLVMRCIPAGSYAEKWDTETIASECQRLLGLSLPVAQWAKEEGIGDNEIMERIFKASDEKMEAKQNIAGTDMFRQMEKSFVLQILDQNWKEHLLNLDHLRQGINLRAFGQRDPLNEYKTEAFALFEAMLQSLRETATQTLSLVEIQIDPRAMAALHHHEEPEMRETRSDPALAGTGELRESQQRRRGVQNLPKRNKFDENDPETWRKTPRNAPCPCGSGKKYKQCHGKVE; from the coding sequence ATTCGCGTCTTGCTCGCTTTGGCACAAAAACTTTTTGGTTCACATAATGAACGGCAGCTTAAAAAGCTCTATAAGCATGTGGGGCCGATTAACGCCCTTGAGCCGAAATACGCCGCCCTCAACGACGAGGACCTCCGGGCGCAGACAAAGGTCCTGCGCGGGCGTCTGGCGCAGGGGGAAAGTCTTGACGACATCCTTCACGATTCCTTTGCCGTCGTCCGCGAAGCCGCCAAGCGAACGCTGAAACAGCGCCATTTCGACGTGCAGCTGATCGGCGGGCTGACCCTGAACGAAGGCAAGATCGCCGAAATGCGCACGGGGGAAGGGAAAACCCTTGTCTCCACCCTGCCCTCCTACCTCAACGCCCTGTCCGGCGAAGGGGTCCACGTGGTCACCGTCAACGACTACCTCGCCCGCCGGGATTCCCAGTGGATGGGCCAGATATACAAGTTTCTGGGGCTGTCCGTGGGCTGCATCGTCGCCAATATGCCCGAAGAGGAAAGGCGCAAAGCCTATGCCGCGGACATCACCTACGGAACAAACAACGAATTCGGTTTCGATTATCTGCGCGACAACATGAAATTCCGTCTGGAAGACATGGTCCAGCGGCCTTTCAACTTTGCCGTCGTCGACGAGGTCGACTCGATCCTGATCGACGAGGCCCGGACGCCGCTGATTATCTCCGGCCCCTCCGAAGGCTCCACAGAGCTTTACACCCGCGTCGATAAAATCATCCCCCTGCTCGATACCGACGATTACGACCTGGACGAAAAAACCCGCAACGTCTCCCTGAACGAACAGGGGAACGAAAAAGTCGAAAAACTTCTGGAAACGCACGGCATTATCACCGAAGGCAGCCTTTACGACGCCCAGAACATCTCGCTTGTCCACCACGTCAATCAGGCATTGCGCGCCCACAAGGTGTTCGCCCGCGACACCGACTACATCGTCAAGGACAACAAGGTCGTTATCATTGACGAATTTACAGGAAGGATGATGGACGGACGGCGTTATTCCGAAGGGCTGCATCAGGCACTGGAAGCCAAGGAACATGTCGAAATCCAGAAGGAAAACCAGACGCTCGCCTCCATCACCTTCCAGAATTATTTCCGCATGTATCCCAAACTCTCCGGCATGACGGGGACCGCCATGACCGAAGCGACGGAATTTGCGCAGATTTACAATCTCGGCGTGGTCGATATCCCCACCAATGTCGATGTGGCCCGTATCGACCACGACGACAAAATCTATAAATCCCTCGATGAAAAATTCGACGCGATCTGCAAGCTTGTCGAAGACTGCCGGGAACGCCGGCAACCCGTTCTGGTGGGCACCGTTTCCATCGAAAAATCCGAACGGCTCTCCGCAGCCCTGAAGAAAAAGAAAATCCCGCATCACGTCCTGAACGCGCGCTATCACGAACAGGAAGCCTATATCGTCTCGCAGGCCGGACGGCCCGGCGCCGTCACCATCGCCACCAACATGGCCGGACGCGGCACGGACATCCAGCTCGGCGGAAACCTGGATATGCGCCTTGAAGAAGAAATCCAGACGGACTGGCCCGAAGACAAAAAAGCAAAAGAAACGGAAAAAATCCGCAAGGAAATCGAAGAAAACGCGAAGCTCGTCAAAGAGGCCGGCGGGCTTTTTGTGATCGGCACGGAGCGCCATGAATCCCGCCGCATCGACAACCAGCTCCGCGGACGCTCCGGGCGTCAGGGCGACCCCGGCGCCTCCGTCTTTTTCCTGTCCGTCGAAGACGACCTGATGCGCATTTTTGCCGCCGACAAAATGGAATCCCTGCTAAAAAGCCAGATCGGCCTCAAGGAAGGCGAATCCCTGACCCATCCGTGGCTGTCCAAAGCGCTGGAGCGCGCCCAGGCCCGCGTCGAACAGCAGAACTTTGAAATCCGCAAAAACCTGCTGAAATACGACAACGTGATGAACGACCAGCGCAAGGTTATTTACGACCAGCGCCGGGAAATCATGGACTCCAGCGAAGATCTGGACGAACTGGTCACCGAGATGCGCCACGACGTGATTGAAGATCTCGTCATGCGCTGCATCCCCGCCGGCTCCTACGCCGAAAAATGGGACACGGAAACCATCGCCTCCGAATGCCAGCGCCTGTTGGGACTCTCCCTTCCGGTGGCGCAATGGGCCAAGGAAGAAGGCATCGGCGACAATGAAATCATGGAGCGCATCTTCAAAGCCTCCGACGAAAAAATGGAAGCCAAACAAAATATCGCAGGGACGGACATGTTCCGGCAGATGGAAAAATCCTTCGTCCTGCAAATCCTCGACCAAAACTGGAAAGAGCATCTTTTAAATCTGGACCACCTGCGACAAGGCATAAACCTGCGCGCCTTCGGACAGCGTGACCCCCTGAACGAGTATAAAACGGAAGCCTTCGCCCTGTTCGAAGCCATGCTGCAAAGCCTGCGCGAAACCGCCACGCAAACGCTCAGCCTTGTCGAAATCCAGATCGACCCGCGCGCCATGGCCGCCCTGCACCATCACGAAGAACCGGAAATGCGCGAAACGCGCAGCGACCCGGCCCTTGCGGGAACGGGCGAACTGCGTGAATCCCAGCAAAGACGCAGGGGCGTGCAAAACCTGCCCAAACGCAACAAATTTGACGAAAACGACCCGGAGACATGGCGGAAGACGCCGCGCAACGCCCCCTGCCCTTGCGGCTCAGGCAAGAAATACAAGCAGTGCCACGGGAAGGTGGAGTAG
- a CDS encoding J domain-containing protein, which produces MPGCSAEGCHKAPKDRSLSEYYVFCADHIGEYNRAWDFFSGMHPEEIENHILSSQYGDRPTWRYDPEAPLEEMLYQTAWQSYHFTEKKPQREKTSPPESPHNTPEFEALALMGLAPPVDLRLIKTRYKELAKKHHPDLRPDDPEAEELLKRINMAYTILKIAYEKFEKIEK; this is translated from the coding sequence ATGCCCGGCTGCTCTGCGGAAGGGTGTCACAAGGCCCCCAAAGACCGCTCCTTAAGCGAATATTACGTCTTTTGCGCCGACCATATCGGCGAATATAACAGGGCGTGGGATTTTTTCTCCGGCATGCACCCGGAGGAAATCGAAAACCACATCCTGAGCAGCCAGTACGGCGACCGCCCGACATGGCGGTATGACCCGGAGGCCCCCCTGGAGGAAATGCTCTACCAGACCGCCTGGCAAAGCTACCACTTCACGGAAAAAAAACCGCAGCGTGAAAAAACCTCCCCGCCGGAAAGCCCGCACAACACGCCGGAGTTCGAGGCGCTCGCGCTCATGGGACTGGCGCCGCCGGTGGATCTGCGCCTTATCAAAACACGCTACAAGGAACTGGCCAAAAAGCACCATCCCGACCTGCGGCCGGACGACCCGGAAGCCGAAGAACTTCTCAAGCGCATCAATATGGCCTATACCATTTTAAAGATTGCCTACGAAAAATTTGAAAAGATAGAGAAATAG
- a CDS encoding BolA family transcriptional regulator — protein MTLAQKIQEILTKELSPDFLELRNDSARHVGHAGHDGSGESHFTLRIVSSRFDGKSRIERQRMILNLLRREMDGPLHALSIKAFSPKEC, from the coding sequence ATGACTTTGGCGCAAAAAATCCAAGAGATTCTTACGAAAGAACTCTCCCCCGATTTTCTGGAACTTCGCAATGACAGCGCCCGGCACGTGGGGCATGCGGGGCATGACGGAAGTGGGGAGAGTCATTTCACGCTTCGAATCGTTTCGAGCCGTTTTGACGGGAAATCCAGGATCGAACGCCAGCGCATGATCTTGAATCTGTTGCGCCGGGAAATGGACGGGCCGCTCCATGCCTTGTCGATCAAGGCTTTTAGCCCGAAAGAATGTTAG
- a CDS encoding 3-dehydroquinate synthase gives MSDTRKTWKVDLGARSYDIHIGAGLLAQAPGLLPMDLAGRRVFILADRNVKAHQEILCGALEGTAAQVDTLLIEGGEPAKSYEGLQHVLDWLLEGGVERSSVLFALGGGVIGDLGGFAASAVLRGIPFVQVPTTLLAQVDSSVGGKTGINTRQGKNLVGSFYQPRAVICDMQTLKTLPERELKTGYAEVVKYGLINKPDFFDWLEEKGKDVLALEEGPLSRAIETSCAAKAEIVAQDEREAGTRALLNFGHTFGHALEAAAGYDGRLLHGEAVGIGMVLAFDLSARMGLCAQEDKTRLETHLKGCGLKTRLSDISPALTQSAEEIAGLMSHDKKVEGGVVTFILARGIGQAFTCREVKMEDVVAVLRESM, from the coding sequence ATGAGCGATACACGCAAAACATGGAAGGTCGATCTGGGGGCGCGGTCCTACGATATTCATATCGGGGCGGGGCTTCTGGCGCAGGCGCCCGGTTTGTTGCCGATGGACTTGGCGGGCCGGCGCGTTTTTATTCTGGCGGACCGGAACGTCAAGGCGCATCAGGAGATATTGTGCGGGGCGCTGGAAGGAACGGCGGCGCAGGTCGATACGCTCCTGATCGAAGGGGGCGAACCCGCCAAGAGTTACGAGGGGCTTCAACATGTTCTGGACTGGCTTCTGGAAGGCGGGGTGGAGCGCTCTTCCGTTTTGTTCGCGCTCGGCGGCGGTGTGATCGGCGATCTGGGAGGTTTCGCGGCCTCGGCTGTCCTGCGCGGCATTCCGTTTGTGCAGGTTCCCACGACGCTTCTGGCGCAGGTGGACAGTTCCGTGGGCGGGAAAACAGGAATCAATACGCGCCAGGGCAAAAATCTTGTCGGCAGCTTTTACCAGCCCCGGGCTGTGATCTGCGATATGCAGACCCTGAAAACGCTTCCCGAGCGTGAATTGAAAACGGGTTACGCGGAAGTGGTGAAATACGGGCTGATAAACAAGCCGGACTTTTTTGATTGGCTGGAGGAAAAAGGGAAGGACGTTCTTGCGCTGGAGGAAGGGCCCCTGTCCCGCGCCATTGAAACAAGCTGCGCGGCCAAGGCGGAGATTGTCGCGCAGGATGAGCGGGAGGCCGGAACGCGGGCGCTGCTGAATTTCGGTCATACCTTCGGGCATGCGCTGGAGGCGGCGGCGGGGTACGACGGGCGGCTTTTGCATGGAGAGGCCGTCGGGATCGGGATGGTTCTGGCCTTTGACCTGTCGGCGCGGATGGGGCTTTGTGCTCAGGAGGATAAAACCCGTCTTGAAACGCATCTCAAAGGCTGCGGCCTGAAAACGCGGCTGTCCGATATTTCGCCGGCTTTGACGCAAAGCGCGGAAGAGATTGCGGGGCTGATGAGCCATGATAAAAAGGTCGAAGGGGGCGTGGTAACCTTTATTTTAGCCAGAGGGATCGGGCAGGCTTTTACCTGCCGGGAGGTTAAAATGGAGGATGTCGTGGCGGTTCTTCGGGAATCGATGTAG
- a CDS encoding AAA family ATPase, which produces MSSSFDITKVVGSEEKYTSIPDTKYDVRETFGLDVDWKVPGFRNDHPNVPDADPTYRFDHNTTMAILAGFAHNRRVMIHGYHGTGKSTHIEQVAARLNWPCVRINLDSHVSRIDLLGKDMISIKEGKQITEWKEGLLPWSVQNPVALVFDEYDAGRPDVMFVIQRILEAEGRLTLLDQNLIIRPHPAFRLFATANTIGLGDTSGLYHGTQQINQGQMDRWNVVVQLNYLPHDTEEGIVLAKLPDFDTKEGKETVSAMVRLAGLTRQGFINGDLSTLMSPRTVLAWAENTQIFGNRDLAFKFSFLNKCDEMEWPVIAEYYQRCFGVEILEKP; this is translated from the coding sequence ATGTCCTCCTCCTTCGACATCACCAAGGTCGTGGGCAGCGAAGAAAAATACACCTCCATCCCCGATACGAAATATGACGTGCGGGAGACTTTCGGGCTGGATGTCGACTGGAAAGTGCCGGGCTTTAGAAACGACCATCCGAACGTGCCGGACGCCGACCCCACATACCGGTTCGACCATAACACGACCATGGCCATTCTGGCAGGATTCGCGCATAACCGCCGCGTCATGATCCACGGCTATCACGGCACCGGGAAATCCACCCATATCGAACAGGTCGCCGCGCGGCTGAACTGGCCCTGCGTGCGGATCAACCTGGATTCCCATGTCAGCCGGATCGACCTTCTGGGCAAGGACATGATCTCCATCAAGGAAGGCAAACAGATCACGGAATGGAAAGAAGGGCTGTTGCCCTGGTCGGTCCAGAACCCTGTGGCCCTCGTCTTCGACGAATATGACGCCGGACGGCCCGACGTGATGTTCGTAATCCAGCGCATTCTGGAGGCCGAAGGCCGCCTCACCCTGCTGGACCAGAACCTGATTATCCGCCCGCATCCGGCTTTCCGCCTCTTCGCCACGGCCAACACCATCGGCCTGGGCGACACCAGCGGCCTGTATCACGGCACGCAGCAGATCAACCAGGGCCAGATGGACCGCTGGAACGTCGTAGTACAGCTCAACTACCTCCCCCACGACACGGAGGAAGGGATCGTGCTGGCCAAGCTGCCGGACTTCGACACCAAAGAAGGCAAAGAAACCGTGAGCGCCATGGTCCGGCTGGCCGGCCTGACGCGGCAGGGCTTTATCAACGGGGACCTGTCCACCCTCATGTCCCCGCGGACCGTCCTAGCCTGGGCCGAGAACACGCAGATTTTCGGCAACCGCGACCTCGCCTTCAAATTCAGCTTCCTGAACAAATGCGACGAAATGGAATGGCCCGTTATCGCCGAGTATTACCAGAGATGTTTCGGCGTGGAAATTCTGGAAAAACCATAG
- a CDS encoding acetyl-CoA carboxylase carboxyltransferase subunit alpha produces the protein MTQLGFEKNILELEGKISELRNVESDSDVNIAEEISRMQNKVSKLLNQTYEKLTPAQKVQVARHQDRPHFMDYVEAMIEDFTPLAGDRNFAEDLALLGGLGRFKGRSVVIIGHERGHDTESRIKHNFGMTRPEGYRKSQRLMKMAQQFNLPIITLVDTAGAYPGRGAEERGQAEAIARSIETCLNVSVPIISVIIGEGGSGGAIAIATADQIYMLEHAIYSVISPEGCASILWRSGDYAPEAAAALKLTAQDLYKMKLIDGIIAEPVGGAHRMREETIQNVSTQIEKALSKLSPWNGEDLKKARRKKFLAMGRT, from the coding sequence ATGACTCAACTCGGCTTTGAAAAAAACATTTTGGAACTGGAAGGTAAAATTTCCGAACTCAGGAACGTGGAAAGCGATTCCGACGTCAATATCGCGGAAGAAATCTCCCGCATGCAAAACAAAGTCTCAAAACTGCTGAACCAGACTTACGAAAAGCTGACCCCGGCCCAGAAAGTGCAGGTCGCCCGCCATCAGGACAGGCCCCATTTCATGGACTATGTGGAGGCCATGATCGAAGACTTCACCCCGCTGGCCGGCGACAGGAACTTCGCCGAAGATCTCGCCCTCCTGGGCGGGCTCGGGCGCTTTAAGGGACGCTCTGTCGTCATTATAGGACATGAGCGCGGCCACGACACCGAAAGCCGCATCAAGCATAATTTCGGCATGACCCGGCCCGAAGGTTACCGCAAATCCCAGCGCCTGATGAAAATGGCGCAGCAATTCAACCTGCCTATCATTACGCTGGTCGATACGGCCGGCGCCTACCCGGGAAGAGGCGCGGAAGAGCGCGGCCAGGCCGAAGCCATCGCCCGCTCCATCGAAACCTGCCTGAATGTCAGCGTGCCCATTATCTCCGTGATTATCGGTGAAGGCGGCTCCGGCGGGGCCATAGCCATCGCCACCGCCGACCAGATTTATATGCTGGAGCATGCCATTTATTCCGTTATTTCACCGGAAGGCTGCGCCTCCATTCTCTGGCGCAGCGGAGATTACGCGCCCGAAGCCGCGGCGGCCCTGAAACTGACCGCGCAGGACCTTTATAAAATGAAACTGATCGACGGCATCATTGCCGAACCTGTCGGCGGCGCCCACCGCATGAGAGAGGAAACCATTCAGAATGTCTCAACCCAGATTGAAAAAGCCCTCTCCAAACTCTCCCCGTGGAACGGTGAAGACTTAAAAAAGGCCCGCCGGAAAAAATTCCTGGCCATGGGGCGCACGTAA
- a CDS encoding shikimate kinase, with protein sequence MPTEGTVRDEFMRVAKDVTEKLQELGKSPVLVGMMGAGKTTVGKHLADLLGVTFRDLDDVIVAREGRGIPEIFEKDGEAEFRKIEGRTIRSLFEEVGVLAVGGGAFVEENTRAVIRERGLSVWLRGDPKALYVRIEGDENRPKLQDFSSFSALCDKRCPVYARADMAVETVGKEPQEVAREVVMALRAHLKL encoded by the coding sequence ATGCCGACGGAAGGAACGGTTCGGGACGAATTTATGCGCGTGGCAAAAGACGTAACAGAAAAACTGCAGGAGCTTGGGAAGAGTCCTGTCCTTGTCGGGATGATGGGGGCCGGGAAAACGACGGTGGGCAAACATCTGGCGGATCTTCTGGGTGTGACGTTCCGGGATCTGGATGATGTGATTGTGGCGCGCGAAGGCCGCGGCATTCCCGAAATTTTTGAAAAAGACGGCGAAGCGGAATTCAGGAAAATCGAAGGCCGGACGATACGCTCCCTGTTTGAAGAGGTTGGCGTTTTAGCGGTCGGCGGCGGCGCTTTTGTTGAAGAAAATACGCGCGCGGTCATTCGGGAGCGTGGCCTTTCGGTCTGGCTTCGCGGCGACCCAAAGGCGCTGTATGTGCGCATTGAGGGGGATGAAAACAGGCCGAAGCTGCAGGATTTTTCCTCGTTTTCGGCGCTGTGCGACAAACGCTGTCCGGTTTATGCCCGCGCCGATATGGCCGTTGAAACGGTCGGGAAAGAGCCGCAAGAAGTCGCGCGTGAAGTTGTTATGGCGCTGCGGGCCCATCTAAAGCTATAG